The genomic window TGATGTGGCTGAACAAAGAATGGCCCGTGGTGGTCATGTACAGATGAATGATTAAAAAATTCACCAGCAGGAATGCGGCCAGGGTATGAATGAATGCAATGGGCGCCAGCGAGACACCTCCCAGGCTGTTGTACAGGTAATACAGCAGTCCTGTAACCATCTGCACGGGCAGGAGCATGGCCGAAATACCCAGGTAGGCCAGACGCTGCAAAGGGTTGTGTTTGGCGCCCGGGGTTTTTTGTACCGGGTGATCCTGGCCGTGAAAAATGCCCCAGGCATAGTACCGGGCCACGTCAAACAGTTTCCGGGTGGTGGGGATGTATTGTTTCCATTCACCCGTGATGATGAGCCAGAAAGCGAAAAAAGCAAAGGACCCCAGCCAGAAAAGGCCGATGAAGTTGTGCAGTTCAACGGCAGTGTCAAACCCCATGAGGGTATACAGTCCGTGGACTTCAAATCCGGTGATCATTAAAAAGATAACCATCAATGCCTGGCACCAGTGCCAGAGCCGTTCGAACCGGGTATACAGATAAACATTGGTCATTGTTTTACCAGCCATGAATTATTCCTCCCTGCCGTTACGGGTAAAAAACCGGCCCAGTCCGTGGAGCGTCACACCGGCCAGGGCCCCAAGCACCGCGATCAAACCGATGGTGTCCACAATGGCGAACTTGTCCCGGCCCGGCATGTAAATGCCGGTGATACCGGCCAGGCGCGAATTGTCCCGGGTATGGCACTGGATGCAGTCCAGAGATTTTTCCGCCGGGGCCACCATGTGGGTGATGGGAAAGGCATAGGTGGTTTTTACATAATCGAATTCGCCGGAATAGGGGACATCCAGGGTCTGATTCCCCCGCATGATGGCATCGTTCATGTCAAATGTGGTCCAGAACCCCTTGGGTCCGGAGAGCAGCGGTGCCACCAGCTGTTGGTTGATTTTGTCATAAGGCTGTTTGCCTGAGTGGATTTTAAAGGGATGAATCCGGGCATCCGGGTCATTGGGAGATCCTAATGGATGGCTGACCTCCACGATCTGCTGGGGATCGATCTTATCTTTGATGCCGATGTTGTCAAATGAGCCATTGTACCAGTAATATTGGGGCACCACATTTTTGGCCCAGGCAAAGGTCCCTTTGATGGATTTGTACACTGCTTTGCCTAAGTCCCCTTTTTCCTCATAGGGTTTGCCGTCCTTCATTTTTCCGGCCGTGGACCAGTCCCAGGACATTTTGGTGGGGTTGACCCGGGCGAATTCCGGAATATGACAGCTCTGGCAGGCCACCTTGTCGGTGTGGTCGTTCATTTTGGTGCTGGCCTTGTGGGGGGTGGCGCTGTGGCAGGACTCACAGGTGATCTTGGAAGCCATGTCATCTTCAATCAGGCTTTTACGCTCCGCTGCCGCCGGCCGGGTATAGAGCCGCCCGGCAATATGGTGTTTCACTGTGGTGTGGCACCGGGTACAGGCAAAATCCGCGCCATCCTCTGCCATGTGCACATCCAGCATCCGGTTGGGTCTGGCCAAAGAAGTGTCCAGATCCCCGTGTTTGACGCCGTCTCCGCCGCCGCCCTTAAAATGGCATTCCCCGCAGTTGTTGCGCCGGGGCAGGGTGATGTTCTGGACCGCCTGTTGGATCCCTCTGTGCAGGTCATCAACAATCTCCACAAGATCCGGATCGTCATCTCCTTCAAATGCAGCCAGATCGGCAAAGGTTTCTTTGAACGGGAATTTTTCTTTGCTGTGGCAGGCCAGACAGTTGACCTCTCCCTGGATATCGTTCCACCCGGCATGACAGGAAACACAGCCTTTGTCTTCCATGGCATTGCCGGAAATACAGAAGTTGTTCACGGCATGCCCGGCCTTGCCGTTCATGATGCCCTGTTTTTCAGACGGCACTTTCCAGGTCCAGTGAATGGTTTTCTTGAACTGCATGGAGGCATCCGTGTGGCAGGACAGACAGGCTTGAGTGATCTGATCTCCGGAGGTGAAATCCTGGTTCAGTCTCTCGATTTTGGAATGATCCACCGTGGTCCAGTGTTTGTCTTCCCGCACCGCCTGTTTGGCCAGTTTAATGCCCAACGCTTCTTGTTGTGCGGCATTGGCAACAGATGCCGCACAGGGCCGGACGAGCATCAGGGCCGCAACGAACAGGACCGCTGTCCAGAACAATCCGGCAGCAGCGCTTTGGCTCGTCAGTTTCAGATTCAGGTATTTTTCCATAATGCCTCCAAAAAAAGCAGTGACGGATGGGTCCGGTAAACGGTGAAACCGCCGCTTACCGGACATCAATTAAAAATTATTTGCAGGTGGCCGGCGTGGGAGAATCTGCGGCAGATGAATAAAAATAGGAATAGATATCTAAAATATCTGCATCAGACGCAGCATCCCATTCCGGCTGGCATCCAAAGGCGGTAAAATTTTCGGACTCAAAAATGGTTTTCCATTCAGCCATTTTTTTATCCGCAGGGCTCACTGTCGGCGTGACGGATTCCACTTCGCCTCTTTCGTGACAGGCCTTGATCAGTTTCCGGTAGGTGTATTTGCCTTTGCGTTTGTTGCCGTCCGGTCCATCATCGGCAAACACGGCGGAAACCGATCCCAAAGTGAACAAAGCCAGTGTGAATAAAATTATTATTTTCTTTAACATGTCGTTAACTCCTTGTCAGGTGTTTGTTTGATAAAAGTTTAAAATTGTACTCAAGAATCTGGTTATTTGGGGGCTTTGATGGTGTAAGTGCCGTCTTGTTTGAAGCTGATCTGGGCCTCCACATAATAGACGTCCTTGAGTTCGGGTCTGACGTCCTGCACCATATAGTAGGCTTCCCCGCTTCTGGCACCCGTGGAACAAACAAACACCACGGGTTTGTCCGCCGGCAGTTCGGAAATTTTATCTTCCAGGTTTCCCACCGGAATGTTGACAGCCGTGTTGAAATGGCCTTTGGCAAATTCATCCGCATCCCGGGTGTCCACCAGCATAATGGATTCCGGATGATCGTTCAGAATGGTTTTGAACCGTTCCAGATCAATGGACCCTTCCATTTCCCCGGCCTTCACGGCCACGGTGTCGGCAGCCGCACCAAACTGTTTTTTCCATTCCGGATACCCTTTGGCAAACACGGACACATCCTTGTATCCCATCACCAGGGCTTTGGCCGCACTTTTGTGGCTCAGGCGGCAGTCCAGCCCGCCGCAGTAAAAAATGATGGGGGTTTCCAGAAGCCTGGGCAGTTTGCCGGACAGTTCGTAAAACCGGGTATCCGGAATACTGATGGCGGAAGGGATGTGCCCTTTGTCATATTTGGGTTTCTGGGGGCGGGCATCCACCAGAAGCGTTTTGTTTTCCGCGATCTGTGCGGCCACATATTCAGCAGACACTGAAGGATATGCGCCGGGCTGGGCCATCCATTCGGGAAATCCTTTGGCAAACACCTTGACGTTTTTGTAGCCTAAGGCTTCGGCTTTTTGGGCGGATTTGTGGCTGAGTTTACATTCAAGCCCGCCGCAGTAAAAAATAAGCAGGGCATTTTTGTCTGCGGGCAGCAGATCGGTTTTTTTGTCAAAATCCGTGTCCGGAATACTGACCGCACCCGGGATGTGCCCTTTGATGTACATGGGTTTATAAGGTCTGGCGTCAATGATCATGACATTATCCGTCATGGGGATCGATAGATGGGCGATGACAAAATCGGCTTCCACGATATCATGAAATCGCCAGGAATCGTTTGCACCGGCAGTCACGGCCCCGGTCAGCAGCATCATACCGATGGCCAGGCCAGCCAGAATTTTTTTTGCAGTTCGTGTGTTCATGGTTTCTCCTGAATAAAAAATTGAAATACAGGTTAAGTAAACGGTATTGTTTTGCGATATTCAACCGCATGGATTCCAAGGTTTTTTTTGCACACAGATGTATAGCAACACGTGTGCCACTGAAAAAAATCCTTTGTAAAAAAAGCGTCATCTCCTTGTTTGACAGGGAATGACGTACAGGTTGTAAAAAAATGAAGCCCCGCAACAGCTATTAACTTGTTGCCATCATGTTAATATTGTGTTAAGTTGTCTGTCAACCATAGTTAACAGGAGACAGTCATGAAAATTGGAAATCACTGGCGGAAAATCATCGATTCAGTCCAGGACGGGATCATTCTGGTGGATGCACAGGGCATTTTTGTGGCAGCCAATCATTCGGCCCAGCTCATGACCGGGTATTCCGAAGATCAGCTCATCGGTAAATCCTGCCGCATACTCAACTGCACCGGGTGTGACATCAAAGGTATTGGAACAGGTAAAGACTGGTGTCAGCTGTTTTCCCAGGGCCTGGTAAGGGATAAGAAATGCATGATCACAGACAGCCGGAAACAGACCATCCCCATTGTTAAAACCGCCACCGTGCTGTATGACGAGCAGGACGAAATCATCGGCGCGGTGGAAACCCTTAAAGATATTTCAGAAAATATCAGTTACAAAAACGAGCTGGCATCCATTAAGCGCATTTATCATATCGATGACGGATTTCACGGGATCATCGGCCGAACACCGGTGATGCAGAACCTGTTTGAACACATCCAGGGGGTGGCGCCGCTGGATACACCGGTGATCATATTAGGAGAAAGCGGTACGGGCAAGGAGATGGTGGCCAAAGCGTTGCACGAAACCGGAAACCGGGCTGACAAACCGTTTATCAAGGTCAATTGTGCCGCGTTGAGTGAAACCATTTTGGAAAGCGAACTGTTCGGCCATGTCAAAGGGGCGTATACCGGGGCGGCTGCCGATCGTATCGGCCGGTTTGAAGCAGCCCACCAGGGCACCCTGTTTCTGGATGAAGTCGGTGATATTCCGTTGTCAGTCCAGGTCAAGCTGCTTCGGGTGCTGGAAGAGCAGATGATCCAGCGGGTGGGAGACAACCGGTCCATTCCCATTGACGTGCGTATCATCACCGCCACCAACCGGAACCTGGAAACCATGATCCGAAATGGCGGGTTCAGGGAGGATCTGTTTTTCCGGATCAACGTGTTTCCCGTGATCTGTCCGCCCCTGCGGGATCGAAAAGATGATATCACGCTGATCATCCAGCATTTTATCACGATTCTGGCCAAAAAAACCCAAAAAAACATTCTGGGTTTCACGCCCCAGGCCATGCGGATCATGGTGGCCTACCCCTGGCCCGGAAACATCAGAGAACTGCGCAATGCCGTGGAATATGCATTTGTACTGGCCAAGGGAAAAAGCATCGGAATCGAACATCTGCCGGACAAACTGCTCAAAGACTTGCCGGATGGCGAGGTCCCGGCCCCGGTTTTGGGACGGGAGTTGAAATCCGGGGCAACGATTGGCGCGATCCCGGTGAAACAGTCGGAAAGAACCGCTCTGGTGGATGCGCTGCATCAGGCGGACGGTAATCAGACCCGGGCCGCAGAGATTCTGGGTGTATCCAGGGTAACGGTATGGAAACGGATGAAAAAACATGGCATTATCCTGGAAAACCGGGGAAAATAGATATTTGAACAGTTGGCATCATGTTTGCAATTGTTTTGCAAATATACAGACAGAATTTTGTGATACGCAATAAATTGAAAGGATATCCATAAATGAAAAAAGAACAGGTGCTGGTGGTCATTCTGGTCGTGATGGGACTGGCAGGTGTATACTGGTTTGTCGGCACCCCGCCGGGAAAAAAGCCGGCACAAGAATCTGAAGATACAGGGACACAAAGTGTAACGGAAACGGTAACGGCCCGTGTAACGGATGCCGGAAAACCGGGACCAGACAGGGCCGGCATTGACTGGAACGATTATACCCCGGGACTGACTCGGGCCAAAAATCAGGGCAAAAGCGTGTTTCTTTATTTTTACGCCCAATGGTGTACCTATTGCACCAAACTGAAGCAGACCACGTTTCTGGATGAAAAAGTTCAGGATTACCTGGACGATCATTTTGTCAGTATTTCCGTGGATACGGATCAAAATCAGACCCTGTCCCAGACCTGGCAGGTGACCGGCCTGCCCACCATGTGGTTTCTGACGCCGGAAGGGGATCGGATCAGCAATCTTCCCGGGTATGTGGACGGATCTCAATTGTTGAAGATTCTCAAGTATATCCGCACGGAAAGCTATCTCACCATGAGTTTTCAGGACTTTGTCAAACAATAATAATTGTCAGCGAAAAAAAAGAGGTTGCCATGCAGTCTTCAGTTTCACGACGTCAGTTTTTAAAATCCACTGTGTTTGCGGCCGGTACTGCGGTGGCTGGCACCGGTCTGGCAAACGCGGCCACAAATGCCCATGAAGAGCCCCTGGCCACGCTGATCGATATCAGTCGGTGCATCGGGTGCGAAGAATGTGTGTATGCCTGTAAAGATGCCAATGCCCACAAGTTTCCGGAACCGGAAAAACCCTTCCCAAAAATGGTTCCGGCCCGGGTCCCGGTGGAAGACTGGTCGGAGAAAAGGGATGTCACCGACCGGCTGACCCCCTATAACTGGCTGTACATCCAGTATGCCACCGGTGTCAAGGACGGCAAAGAGATTACTTTGACCATCCCCAGACGCTGCATGCACTGCCAGAACCCGCCCTGCGTCAAGCTGTGTCCCTGGGGAGCAGCCAAGCAGGAACCCAACGGGCTGTCCCGGATCGATTCCGGAATCTGCCTGGGCGGTTCCAAGTGTAAAAACGTCTGCCCCTGGGATATTCCACAGCGCCAGACCGGGGTGGGGTTGTACCTTGACATCCTGCCTGCCTTTGCCGGCAACGGGGTGATGTACAAATGTGACCGGTGTTACCAGAAACTGGAAAAAGGCGAACAGCCCGCCTGCATTGCAGCCTGCCCGGAAGAAGTTCAGGTGATCGGTCGACGCTCGGAAATCATTGAACTGGCCCGGGAACGGGCCAAAGAGATGGATGGGTATCTCTACGGCCTGGAAGAAAACGGGGGCACCCATACCATTTACGTGTCTCCGGTGCCTTTTGATCAGCTCACCTATAACACCGGCAAGGGAAAGCCCCACCTGAACCCGGTTAAAGATACCATGGCCGACGGGTCCAATCTGGCCCTGGCCCTGGTGATCGCCCCGGTGGCCGGTGCGGCCGCCGCATTGGGTAAATTTTACAAGCACATCAAAGAGGAGGCGTGATGACGGATTATTTCAAAGGACGTCGCCTGATTTACGGCCTGATTTTATTTTTCATCACCCTGTCCGGATTTGCCCAGATGCCGATATTTGCCCGATACTATATTTCTGATATTCCCGGACTGGGGTGGCTGGCACAGTTTTATGTCACCCATGCCATGCATTATATCATGGCGGCCCTGCTTCTGGCGTTGGGGGCCTATGTCGGAATAGATGCTGTTTTGAGTCGGAAACTGAGTGTTTCCCGACAAAATCCCGTGAACAAAGGCCGGCTGACCGGCATGGCCTGGGTAAAGATTGTCAGCCTGGCCGGCCTAGTTGTCACCGGGAGTGTCCTGGTGGTGAAAAACCTGTCCGGCGTATTTGTTTCCCATAATGTGATCATCAGCCTGGACCTGCTGCATCTGTTTTCCTGCATGGTTCTGCTGGGGGCGACCCTGTATTCAAAAATTCGAAAAAGAACATGGATCGCCCTGTAACAGATGTCAGGCAGCGGTCATCCGATTTTTTTGATGATGGCCGCTACCACCTGTTCTGCCGTCTCCCCGAACAAAGTTTCCACGGGCACCAGGTTGAGAAACTTGTCATCCCATGCGATGTTTTCGCTTTCCAGAATCCAGTCTTTGATCCGGGTGTATTTGCCGCCCAACGCCTTGATTTTCTTCAGCAGGGTGACGGATTCCGACGATTTGAAATCCACGTTCAAAGACAGGATGTATTCAATGATGTTGGACGTGTCTGAAGCTGCGGACAGGACTGGAATCACCAGAATGCTTTTTTTATCCTTCCGGCCCTTGCCGATATAAACATTGCCTTCCCGGACAATGATATTCTTGGTGCCTTTGAGCTTGGGATCGGTTTCCACCCGGGAGATTTCATTGACCAGTGTGCCGGTTTTTTCCACAACGGTGATCCGGGTGTCTGACGTGACGTCCCCCAGCAGGTTGAGTCCGGTGATCTGATACAACAGCCCACCGTTGACTTGAGCGATGACTTCCTGAAGACGCTTGATGACCAGCACGTTTTTGTTGGTGATCTGGGAGATCTGAATATCATGGCGGGCCAGCTCATCAAACACCAGGCCCTGGAACGTTTCCTTGATCCGGCTGGTGCCCACGGTCACCGTTTTAGCCTGATGCTTGATGGCGTCCACGGGCCGGGCCATGTTGTTGATGGCCAGGTTCAGGTTTTTGAAAAACGTATCCAGCATGTTGGCTGGTGTTCCTTTGGTCAGAAAATCAATTTCAAAGTCCGATACCGGGAGCCGGCCGGATAAATATTTGAGCAACAGCGTGATGTTGGTGGCGTTGTCCAGTCCCATGGCTGCAGGAAATCCGTTTTCCCGCCGTTTTTTTGTGAAAAGATTGTAGAATTCGGCAATGTGTTCCCTGAATTTTTCTTCCAGGATCACTTCATATTCATTATGTCCCTGGGCAATGTATTCATCCAGGATTTCCTGGACCCGGGTCCGCCACTGATAAATGAACCGGGATCCCTCGTTGATGGCAAGGGCGGCATAATATCCCCACAGGTGCCCCACCAGGGTGTTGAGGATCGGTGCATAAGGTTCATTGATTTCCGGTACCTTGAACACGTCCGCTGCATACAGATCGAACCGGTCCTCGTCCCGGGTGGTAATGACAATGGGTGCTGCCTTGTGGGCATGGAAAATAGCGGTATCCTTGACAATGTCGGCCAGCACACTTTCCCTTGTCCCTGCGGCGCATACAATGATTAAAGGTTCAGAAGACAGATCAATGTGTTTCTTGTCTTCCACGTAATCGGAAGAAATGGTTTTGTAGCACAGTTCAGACAATTTAATGCGGATTTCGTCGGCAGCGGTTTTGTTGGCGCCGGATCCCACCGTGGCCCAATAGCTCTTGGAGATGGCCAGACGTTGGGCCGAAGCCCGGATCATATCCCGCATGGCCAGAACCGTGCGCATTTTGTCCGGAATCGCTTGCAGTTCCTGAATTTCCCGGGTGATATATTCCGCTGATCTGGCCCCGATGATTCCGGCCATGTACAATCCCAGCACCGCGCCGGCGGTGAGCTGGGCGTAAAACGCTTTGGTGGAGGCCACTGACATTTCAATGTCCCGGCCGGAACTGGTGTAAAACACCCCGTCCACCTTAAAGGTGAGATCGGAATCCCGGCGGTTGACAATGGCCAGGGTCCTGGCGCCGGCCGCCCGGATCATATCCACGGTCCGGTTGGTATCCGTGGTGGTGCCGGACTGGCTGATGGCCACCACCAGAGTGTTGGACATGGAAGTGGCGGAATCATCATTTTCATTCATGCAGAAACCGGACAGTTCAGATGATTTCAAGGCCCGGATATCGCATGTAAAATCTCCCAGATAGGTGTTGAGCAGATTGGCACAGCCCCGGGCCGCCACCCCGGCGGTGCCTTGTCCGATGAAAAAGATTTTCTTCAGTTTTCCGGCGGCCAGTTCCGTTTGAATAATCCGGGGCAACACAGATTCCGGCAGCCGGATTTCCAGAAGCCCGGATTCCGGGTTTTTTGTGAATGTGTTTTCCAGGGTTTTTTCCACGGAAACCGGGGCTTCATTGATCTCTTTTAAAAAATAGTGGGCAAATCCCTGGCGGTCGATATCCCGGGCTGTGATCTGACTGATCCGCACATCCGCATGGGTGACGTCAAGGGTTTGTCCATCATAGAAAAAGGATTGAATGCCTTCAAGGCCGCCGGGTGATTTCTGGTCCAGGATCACAATCTGCCCGGATTCCCCCCCGTTGAGTTTGATGTATTCAACCGTTTCCTCCACCACCCCGTACAGTTCGGATGCGGCAATGTAGTGATCCGGGGCAATGCCCACAAAAATCGCCTGTCCGCTGCCTTTCTGGGCCAGAAACAATTTACCCGGAGCCAGGTCGGTGTGCATGGAAATGGCATGGGACCCGTCAAAATCGTTGACCGCCTGCCGGAACGCGTCTTCAATGGATGCACCCTGTTTCAGGTAATGCTGGATCTGCAACGGAATCAGTTTGGTGTCCGTATTGATCTGGGGGTGAATTTTGTCATACAGGGCTTCGTATTCGGTCTTGAGTTCCAGATAATTGTCAATATCCCCGTTGAGGCACACATGAATGATTCCCATGGTGTCAATCTCCTTGTCCGCCGGGGTATTGTCCACTGGATGGCAGTTGGCTTCAGTAATGTCTCCGACCGATGCCCATCGGGTATGGGCACTCACCGAAAGCGTGTCAAATTTAAAACCGGCCAAAGCCTGAAGAATCAGATCATTTCGAACCTGGGTTCTGATAAAGGCGATATTGTCCCCCAGTGCGCCGATTTCAGCGGCAAATTTATAAACAAACGAAATGGATGTCTGGTCGGGGGTGTCAGAAATCGGGTCATTGATGTTGATGCAGTTGTTGGCCAGCACCGATCTGTTGGTCCGTTGTTTCAAAAGATGGGTTAATCCGGCTTCGGTCAGATGGGTTTTGAACCGGTTAAATTCATCTGAATTCAGGGTGAACAGCACGGAAATACCCGCGGAATCGCGTCCCCGAACCTCCAGCCGGTCCATGCTGTTAAGCACGGCATTGATGCGTTGAAATATTTTCAGATTCTCGGAACGGCTGTCTATAAAAAGATCCGGCGGCATCAGATCGGCTATGGCTGAAATATTTCCCAGCACCTCTTGCTCCAGGCACCAGAGAATGTCTTTCAGTTTTTCCAGGCGAACAGAGAGAATCTCCACCGTCCGGGGCGGCAGGGTCGGTTTTGACCGGTTGAACCGGTCCTGCCATTGGGTGATGATTTCAGACATTGTGTGGGTCATCCGGGACAGGGTTTGAATCTGTGCGGAATCAAAAAACAGGGTGTTGAACACAGTTTCCTGTTTCAGGGCCCGGGCCGATTCCCAGATCTGTATTAAATCCTCATCTGTCGGGCAGTACCGGTCCGGATCGGAGAACAGGGATTCCGGATCTGATTCTGACATCAGGGATGTCAGATGATCGATTCTGTCTTGCAAGGCATCTGCTTGTTCAGATGCAGGCCCCTGGGCTTTGAAAGCCACCAGCGCGCAGATACCGCAGCACAGACAATTGGGCCTGCGGGGAAACAGCACAAGGGTATTTTCACGGACCTGATCCAGGGATTTTCCGATATGGATGTGGCGAAAAAACCAGAAAAACACCTGTTTGCATGCAACAAATATCCAGGGCAGTATCATAAAGCCTCCGTTATGTGATTAAAATTGAATCCAGCTTAAAAAAAGATGCCTGCACACACGGGTCAGTCGGATGACGCAGGGGATGTAAAGTATTGTTTGATAAGGGATCGGGCATGGGACGCCGCCCGGGTACCGATGTATTTTCCATGTCCTACCATCACGGAAAACGTGATGGCCCGGGGCCCGTTTTTTTCTTTGGCAAACCCGGTGAACCAGTCATATTTGATGGTATGTTCCCGATTGGATAAAGATCCGGTTTTTCCGCCGATCGTCAGTTTGGACAGCACGTTGTCCCGGGAAAAAGACCCAAAGGATTTTTTGGCAGTGCCATGGAGGACGGTTTTCTCCATCAAGCCCATCATGGCGGCCGCAGATTTCGGTGTCATGGCCGTGGCAGACCGGGCCGGAATGTGCTGGTAAATGAGATTCCCGTCCACATCCATGACATGACTGATCACTGCCGGCACAACCGTCTGCCCTTTATTGAGCAAAGGCGTAATCATCATGGCCCCGAACAGCGGGGAAATCAGGGTATCCCGATTGAATCCGCATCCGAGTTCCGCCAGATGAAATTGATTGTCTTCCATATGAAACAGTCCGGTGTCAAACATCAGGTCCGTGTCCGGGGTCTGGTTGAATCCAAAGGCCTGGGCATAGGCGGACAAGTCTTCGCGGCCCAGGTACGTCTGGCCCAGTTTGCCGAAAACCGGGTTGATGGATTGTGCAAATGCCTCTTCAAGTGTGACCTTGACCGTGTATTTGTTTTTCACATCCTTGAGCTGCCGTTTATACAAGGTGTACTTATTGCCGTTAAAATACAGCGGGGTTTTCGGGGAAAAATTGAGTTCATCCATGGCAGCGGCAGCCGTGACAATCTTGAAAATGCTGGCAGCCGGATACACGGCCCGGGTGCAGGGATTGGCTTCCTTGTCTTCCAGGTCAAATCCGGCCATGGCCAGAATATGTCCCTGATGCCCGTCCATGAC from Desulfotignum phosphitoxidans DSM 13687 includes these protein-coding regions:
- a CDS encoding penicillin-binding transpeptidase domain-containing protein, whose amino-acid sequence is MTSFSNQNSWRRQQASFLLAQRKKSFFQKWGKPFLAVCLIAGAVAGGWAFFTVFSTGSNGNEQTAPQISKPTLKPPVPLTRAQVREMIRDEDLVNAGRNVFPATTPQGIVQVVTYLDVNLTGFLNATLDHLKTLTRGKPTQIAMVVMDGHQGHILAMAGFDLEDKEANPCTRAVYPAASIFKIVTAAAAMDELNFSPKTPLYFNGNKYTLYKRQLKDVKNKYTVKVTLEEAFAQSINPVFGKLGQTYLGREDLSAYAQAFGFNQTPDTDLMFDTGLFHMEDNQFHLAELGCGFNRDTLISPLFGAMMITPLLNKGQTVVPAVISHVMDVDGNLIYQHIPARSATAMTPKSAAAMMGLMEKTVLHGTAKKSFGSFSRDNVLSKLTIGGKTGSLSNREHTIKYDWFTGFAKEKNGPRAITFSVMVGHGKYIGTRAASHARSLIKQYFTSPASSD
- a CDS encoding SIS domain-containing protein, encoding MILPWIFVACKQVFFWFFRHIHIGKSLDQVRENTLVLFPRRPNCLCCGICALVAFKAQGPASEQADALQDRIDHLTSLMSESDPESLFSDPDRYCPTDEDLIQIWESARALKQETVFNTLFFDSAQIQTLSRMTHTMSEIITQWQDRFNRSKPTLPPRTVEILSVRLEKLKDILWCLEQEVLGNISAIADLMPPDLFIDSRSENLKIFQRINAVLNSMDRLEVRGRDSAGISVLFTLNSDEFNRFKTHLTEAGLTHLLKQRTNRSVLANNCININDPISDTPDQTSISFVYKFAAEIGALGDNIAFIRTQVRNDLILQALAGFKFDTLSVSAHTRWASVGDITEANCHPVDNTPADKEIDTMGIIHVCLNGDIDNYLELKTEYEALYDKIHPQINTDTKLIPLQIQHYLKQGASIEDAFRQAVNDFDGSHAISMHTDLAPGKLFLAQKGSGQAIFVGIAPDHYIAASELYGVVEETVEYIKLNGGESGQIVILDQKSPGGLEGIQSFFYDGQTLDVTHADVRISQITARDIDRQGFAHYFLKEINEAPVSVEKTLENTFTKNPESGLLEIRLPESVLPRIIQTELAAGKLKKIFFIGQGTAGVAARGCANLLNTYLGDFTCDIRALKSSELSGFCMNENDDSATSMSNTLVVAISQSGTTTDTNRTVDMIRAAGARTLAIVNRRDSDLTFKVDGVFYTSSGRDIEMSVASTKAFYAQLTAGAVLGLYMAGIIGARSAEYITREIQELQAIPDKMRTVLAMRDMIRASAQRLAISKSYWATVGSGANKTAADEIRIKLSELCYKTISSDYVEDKKHIDLSSEPLIIVCAAGTRESVLADIVKDTAIFHAHKAAPIVITTRDEDRFDLYAADVFKVPEINEPYAPILNTLVGHLWGYYAALAINEGSRFIYQWRTRVQEILDEYIAQGHNEYEVILEEKFREHIAEFYNLFTKKRRENGFPAAMGLDNATNITLLLKYLSGRLPVSDFEIDFLTKGTPANMLDTFFKNLNLAINNMARPVDAIKHQAKTVTVGTSRIKETFQGLVFDELARHDIQISQITNKNVLVIKRLQEVIAQVNGGLLYQITGLNLLGDVTSDTRITVVEKTGTLVNEISRVETDPKLKGTKNIIVREGNVYIGKGRKDKKSILVIPVLSAASDTSNIIEYILSLNVDFKSSESVTLLKKIKALGGKYTRIKDWILESENIAWDDKFLNLVPVETLFGETAEQVVAAIIKKIG